One Desmodus rotundus isolate HL8 chromosome 4, HLdesRot8A.1, whole genome shotgun sequence DNA segment encodes these proteins:
- the PLA2G12B gene encoding group XIIB secretory phospholipase A2-like protein isoform X1, translated as MKLATSFLILWLSLGGGLAQSDTSPDAEESYSDWGLRQVRGSFESVNNYFDSFLELLGGKNGVCQYRCRYGKAPMPRPNYKPQEPNGCSSYFLGIKVPESMDLGIPAMTKCCNQLDVCYDTCGANKYRCDAKFRWCLHSICSDLKRSLGFVSNVELACDSLADTVFNTVWALGCRPFMNSQRAACICAEEEKEEL; from the exons ATGAAGCTGGCCACCAGCTTCTTGATTCTGTGGCTCAGCCTGGGGGGTGGCCTGGCACAGAGCGACACCAGCCCGGACGCCGAGGAGTCCTATTCAGACTGGGGCCTCCGGCAGGTCCGAGGCAGCTTTGAATCTGTCAACAACTACTTTGATTCCTTTCTGGAGCTGCTGGGAGGGAAAAATGGAGTCTGTCAGTACAGGTGCCGATACG GAAAGGCACCAATGCCCAGACCTAACTACAAGCCTCAGGAGCCCAACGGCTGCAGCTCCTACTTCCTGGGTATAAAGGTACCAGAAAGT aTGGACTTGGGCATTCCAGCAATGACCAAGTGCTGCAACCAGCTGGATGTCTGTTACGACACCTGCGGTGCCAACAAGTATCGCTGTGATGCGAAATTCCGATGGTGCCTCCACTCCATCTGCTCTGACCTGAAGCGAAGTCTGGGCTTTGTCTCCAATGTGGAGC TAGCATGCGATTCTCTGGCTGACACCGTGTTTAACACTGTATGGGCCTTGGGCTGCCGACCCTTTATGAATAGCCAGCGGGCAGCCTGCATCTGtgcagaagaggagaaagaagagttaTAA
- the PLA2G12B gene encoding group XIIB secretory phospholipase A2-like protein isoform X3, producing MESVSTGADTMDLGIPAMTKCCNQLDVCYDTCGANKYRCDAKFRWCLHSICSDLKRSLGFVSNVELACDSLADTVFNTVWALGCRPFMNSQRAACICAEEEKEEL from the exons ATGGAGTCTGTCAGTACAGGTGCCGATACG aTGGACTTGGGCATTCCAGCAATGACCAAGTGCTGCAACCAGCTGGATGTCTGTTACGACACCTGCGGTGCCAACAAGTATCGCTGTGATGCGAAATTCCGATGGTGCCTCCACTCCATCTGCTCTGACCTGAAGCGAAGTCTGGGCTTTGTCTCCAATGTGGAGC TAGCATGCGATTCTCTGGCTGACACCGTGTTTAACACTGTATGGGCCTTGGGCTGCCGACCCTTTATGAATAGCCAGCGGGCAGCCTGCATCTGtgcagaagaggagaaagaagagttaTAA
- the PLA2G12B gene encoding group XIIB secretory phospholipase A2-like protein isoform X2 produces MKLATSFLILWLSLGGGLAQSDTSPDAEESYSDWGLRQVRGSFESVNNYFDSFLELLGGKNGVCQYRCRYGKAPMPRPNYKPQEPNGCSSYFLGIKVPESMDLGIPAMTKCCNQLDVCYDTCGANKYRCDAKFRWCLHSICSDLKRSLGFVSNVEPCDSLADTVFNTVWALGCRPFMNSQRAACICAEEEKEEL; encoded by the exons ATGAAGCTGGCCACCAGCTTCTTGATTCTGTGGCTCAGCCTGGGGGGTGGCCTGGCACAGAGCGACACCAGCCCGGACGCCGAGGAGTCCTATTCAGACTGGGGCCTCCGGCAGGTCCGAGGCAGCTTTGAATCTGTCAACAACTACTTTGATTCCTTTCTGGAGCTGCTGGGAGGGAAAAATGGAGTCTGTCAGTACAGGTGCCGATACG GAAAGGCACCAATGCCCAGACCTAACTACAAGCCTCAGGAGCCCAACGGCTGCAGCTCCTACTTCCTGGGTATAAAGGTACCAGAAAGT aTGGACTTGGGCATTCCAGCAATGACCAAGTGCTGCAACCAGCTGGATGTCTGTTACGACACCTGCGGTGCCAACAAGTATCGCTGTGATGCGAAATTCCGATGGTGCCTCCACTCCATCTGCTCTGACCTGAAGCGAAGTCTGGGCTTTGTCTCCAATGTGGAGC CATGCGATTCTCTGGCTGACACCGTGTTTAACACTGTATGGGCCTTGGGCTGCCGACCCTTTATGAATAGCCAGCGGGCAGCCTGCATCTGtgcagaagaggagaaagaagagttaTAA